A region of Deltaproteobacteria bacterium DNA encodes the following proteins:
- the kbl gene encoding glycine C-acetyltransferase — protein sequence MDRTLRGILEKEMGEVRSAGLYKEERVILTPQGSRIKVPEGEVINLCANNYLGLSSYKEVVEAARKGLEERGFGMSSVRFICGTQDIHKDLEKKITEFLGTEDTILYSSCFDANGGLFEALLGEEDVVISDALNHASIIDGIRLCKASRKRYAHADMADLEKQLKESSGSRVRMIATDGVFSMDGDFAPLDKICELAEAYDAVVMVDDSHATGFVGKSGRGTPEYFGVGDKVDIITSTLGKALGGATGGFTTGRAFIVEYLRQRSRPYLFSNSVAPPIVYASLCAIDLISRSDELRKTLEENTRYFRSEMRAKGFDITDSPHPIVPIMLGDAKLAQDMARDLLGEGIYVIGFSYPVVPKGKARIRVQVSAAHTREELDRAIEAFTRVGRRYEVIK from the coding sequence ATGGATCGGACATTGAGGGGGATCTTGGAAAAGGAGATGGGAGAGGTTCGATCCGCGGGCCTTTACAAAGAAGAGAGAGTCATTCTAACCCCCCAGGGATCTCGGATCAAGGTTCCCGAAGGGGAGGTGATCAACCTCTGTGCCAACAACTATCTCGGGCTGTCGTCCTACAAGGAGGTTGTGGAAGCTGCGCGGAAGGGGCTGGAAGAGCGTGGCTTCGGTATGTCCTCGGTTCGCTTCATCTGTGGAACCCAGGACATCCACAAGGATCTGGAGAAGAAGATCACCGAGTTTCTCGGTACAGAAGACACCATCCTCTATTCCTCCTGTTTCGATGCGAACGGCGGCCTCTTCGAGGCCCTTCTGGGGGAGGAGGACGTGGTTATCAGCGATGCCCTCAACCATGCGAGTATCATCGACGGAATCCGGCTGTGCAAGGCGAGCCGGAAGAGATACGCCCATGCCGACATGGCCGATTTAGAGAAACAGCTGAAGGAGTCATCGGGCTCCCGGGTGAGAATGATCGCCACAGACGGAGTCTTCAGCATGGATGGGGATTTCGCACCCTTGGACAAGATCTGTGAACTGGCGGAGGCCTATGATGCGGTCGTGATGGTGGACGACTCCCATGCCACCGGTTTTGTCGGAAAAAGCGGGCGCGGTACACCAGAGTACTTCGGTGTGGGGGATAAGGTGGACATCATCACCTCTACCCTGGGCAAGGCCCTGGGCGGGGCGACCGGGGGGTTCACCACCGGCAGGGCCTTCATCGTCGAATACCTCAGGCAGCGTTCCAGGCCGTATCTCTTTTCCAACTCGGTGGCGCCTCCCATCGTTTATGCCTCTCTCTGTGCGATCGATCTGATCAGCCGGAGCGACGAGCTGCGGAAGACACTGGAAGAGAACACGCGCTATTTCCGCAGTGAGATGCGGGCCAAGGGGTTCGACATCACAGACAGCCCCCATCCGATCGTCCCGATTATGCTGGGGGATGCCAAGCTGGCCCAGGATATGGCCCGTGATCTGCTGGGAGAGGGAATCTACGTGATCGGGTTCAGCTACCCCGTGGTCCCCAAGGGAAAGGCGAG